The sequence AACCTTATCTAtattataatttgaaacatacaaAGAGTCAAGTGAATAGGACCATAGAGGATCTTGATGTGACTAAGGTAAGGATTTTCCAATCACATGATCTGATGACCATCTATTGTCCAAAGaacaagcaaatcaacaaaagaATACAATACACCTAATTTAGGAGTTCAATCAAGTTTTTCAAATTGTCATTGAAATTCTAAAATTCAATATAGACAgtcataaaaatcaaataaatacaAAGCAGAACAGTACAACACATAACAATGAAGTAAGCCCTCCCTTCCTGTCTAGGTACTCGACTCCATCGACCAGAAAATCACAACAGAAAGGTAAGACACTGCATGAAAAATTATTGAGGCTACCTTCTTCTCTGAATCCTCCTGCTCTTCTTCTCGGTTATACTTTTCATACGCCTCAGCATCATCCACAAACCAGCTTGAATCCGACAGAAACAACTCCCGACCACTGAtataaatagaaaaacaatCAACACAGCATTCAACATGTTAAAATTCTGGCAGACAGCCAATAAAATAAGTACAATACCTCATGCGATCATTCTTAGCCCGCTCTGCTTGTTGTGCAGCCAAGCCAGCTTCTCTTTCTtccacctttttctttttccattgcATGAACAGTTCAGTAGTCATTGGGGTAGTGGTTGATACTTTTGCACGCTGAAATAGAAATACTTGTAAGAACTGGGAAGACCAAAGAAATAACTCGAGGGAAGATGGTTGAGTTATGCATGGACTAATTAATCTTAATTCACAAAAGATTTTGAGATTGCATCGCTAACGAAGGTACTTATTATGAATTTATGACAAACACCTGTTCTTCAATCTCGTCTTCAATGGGTTTCTTGTTACTCTCTTCCTCAAGTAGAGCCTTCATTTGAGATTTTAAAACATATCCTGGAGGAAGAGCATGTCTATAGTGGCAACTTTGGCCACCATTAGGGCAAACCCAAAACCATCCATATTGTTTCTTTTCAACTGCTTCCAAAAAGTATTTGCACACctataagtaaataaaatatcagTCAACAAGAAAATATACAAATTCAACAGATAGTTTATCTTAAAAATTATTAGGGCCAACAGATATTTTAAATGCAACGTCGAACTGGCCTCTGGTGATTATGCTATTGTTATCCGTCACGACCCTGATAATGGAACTACCAGAGTCAAGCTTCCTTCTGGAGCAAAGAAGATTGTGCCAAGCAGGTGCAGGGCTATGATTGGTCAGGTGCAGGTCGTGGCAGGACTGAGAAGCCACTTCCGAAGGCAGGTAATGCATATCACAAATACCATGTGAAGAGGAACTGCTGGCTTAAGGTCCATGGTGTTGCAATGAATCCTGTCGAGCATCCCCATGGTGATGGTAACCACCAGCATATTGGGCACGCAAGTACAGTTAGCCGCTTTGCTCCACCAGGTCAAAAGGTGGGTCTCATTGAAGCCAGGAGGACAGGTCATCTTCGGGGACAAGCTGCCGCTGCTGCTTCAAAATCTGACAAGGGTTCTTAGATTGTTTAACTATTTTGATTTGTCTTTCCATACTATGCTATATTTGACATCTTGCAAGTGGAGTACTAATGTGGATCCTATTgaggtttttgttttcaagtttGGGACAAATTTTTGTCGTCTTGGGGATTTAATGTTTATCGTCTttgtgattaaaaaaaacatggaaagaGATATAGTCATTGACGGTCAAGAACTAAAGATGATTAAAACCCAATTTGCTAAAAACTACCCAGAATACATTCGTCGGAGCCTCGGAGGCCTTATCCCTGGAGTTTCAGCTATCCTGCGTAGCTTGCCAGCATCCAGAAAGCTATAGGAATATAGGATCATACTAAAATTTTCAAACTAATTCAATAGTGATCCACATAACAATAAGGAACTCTAGTTTAGCAAAAATGCCGTCGAAAACTTGGCCACCATGTCAAAAGTAATGGGTGCATCatataaaaaatgacatgaTTATCCACAATCGTatcatttgaaaaaaattgcAGCTATACAACAATAGCAATTCCCTAAGCCATATTTCAAGTAAATTGCCATTCTAGAGTACATGAGCATGTAAAAGTTTAATGCACACTTCAGCACTCCAAATCCTTGTAGATAAAAATCATTGAAATAACATCAATAGAAAGATAACAGAAATTTAGAGAAAGAGTTGCTGCCTGGGAAGCATGGACACTTGCATTGATAGCCAATGCAAGTGTCCGACACTTGCCCGACACGTGTCGGCCACGTGTCACTGTGTCATgcaattctttttttatttaatatttaaaaattattttcggACACGCGGTGCAGGCGTGTCCgacatttcaaaacaaaaatattcaaCTTTAAATGGTAAACTTTAAAGTTGACCATTCCTAACTCTATTAAAAATAGACAATGACCACTCCTAacccttttaaatggtcaattTTTTATGATGGAATGATGGAGAATATCGAAGAAAATCCAATTGAAGATTTAGAtgcatgaaattaataattatttttgaatCTTATGATTATTATGATGTTATAGTATTTTGATTTAATGATTTATAGttggatatttatatgaattaaatttaaaaatatatttattaaatatttatttgccGTGTCCTTAACGTGTCGTATCcttagaattttgagaattgccgTGTCAGCGTATCAGTGCAGTGTCGTGTCCGACActcgtgtccgtgtccgtgcttTACAGGTTGCTGCAAGGACCAAAAATACGTATAGTCCAGCTCTACAGCGTCAGCAAGCACCATGTATTCAATAGAAAACAATGACTCCTCCAAATTTTAACCCCAGAAGACATTTAGAAATGGAACACTTGTTATCATACTTTACATTGGCATGACTAGCTCTTTAAAGTGTCATAACAAGTTATCTCATTTGCTTGTCAAGAAATTATTGGAAAATGATAACTCTCATAAGGGGACAAGGGTACCACCACCAACAAAACACAGAAATGTTTAACCCAATGCTCATTTACTAAATACAACTATCCAAAGGGACCACCACAAAGACACTAAAAGATAGAAAGGCATCAATCTTTGTCTAAAAAACAGAAGAGCAGAGCAAACAAATACAAAAAGGTAAATCTTAGGACATGAAAGTACAGGACACGTGCATCTCCAAATGCCAAATTCACAAAAGATAGGTACACCGTATGCATTTATATAAGATACAACAAAATGGGATTCAGATGAATAGGGAAACATACTATGTCAGTTGGCTTGTTCTGGTTATACTCATTCTTCTTCGACTCCACAACCTTTTCCAGTGTTTCTTGATCCCAATCTTCCATAGTGTCTTctaaaatcaaaatcacaaataaGAAAAGGCAATTCAAGTTGGTGCAAACTAGGTATAACCCGTAAGTCTTAtcaaaatcacatataaatgaaaataagaaaaattcaaatgaaaCATAACATAAACCACATGTCCGTTCAATTACCTTGGTCACGCGTATCACTGTAAATATCAATCTTCTCACCCTTTCTTTGAACATTGAGATCATGCGAGAACTTGCATTTAAAGCCCTTAGTACATTGTCCCGCCTTGAAAAACTCGCATAATATAGACTTGGGATCAACACCTATCCAATATCCCATTTTTCCATGATATGTATCATCTACCCATCTATGATAATagccaaaaaacaaaagaaaatttgtttataaCGCGAATGGTACAGACCAAGTGGTACTTTTGGCTGACTAACAGCAACTTTGAACAAATCATTCAGCTCCTTCTCTCTcgctttctcttcctctttctttttctgtccATCAAATCATAATCAGTCTCCTTTTCAAGTctaagagaacaaaaaaaaaaccaaaaagacaAATATTTCTCTCATAGATCAAACCATGTTTGGTTTCATGACACTTTTCTATAATCACAGGCTCGATTtctcaaaaataaatatttttccatGGTTTCTATTATTCTCTGCCAATCATCCCATCCcatgtatcatcatcatcttctaagCCCCAAAAACGACTATTTGGATTCCATACAACACAAAGACAAAATAGCCAAATAAATAAGAACAGAAAAATATTGGATACGGAAGCGAAGAAAGCAACCTTGACGGCGAGTTTAGTGGCGTCGGGCTTCGGCTGAGCCGATTGTTGTAGAGTCTGAACGTATTTCTGAACATTCTTGCTCTTATTCTTGTTTTTAAGTCCGAAGGTCTTGTCTTCGACAACCTTCTGCTTCTTCGCCAAATCGGCCTTCGATTTTTGCTGCTTTGGaggcattcttgattgtctctGCAACTCCAAAAACTTCGATGCAAACCAAGCAATTCAAATATAGATTTGGCGTCAAAACTTTGCTATATAGGGATTCTGATTCTGATTGCAGAAAGGGCTCGAACGAGATTTCGTGCGAGTTTTCGACCTAGAAAGGCAAAGTGGCTGATGATAGTGGGGTGTTtttgtttatgtatttttttaagcaaaaagaaaataaatttatagaATGAAAGTCTAGGGGCTGTTTGGATTCACTTAAAACCTCATTTTCGATACCAAAATGTGACAAAAAGCTGTTTGCTAGTTAGGAAGAGAGATGCTTCATCGAAGATCTTGGATTTGGGCTCACTTACACTGTTGGGCCATTCACGGCAAAGCAAGAGACGCTCAGCTCCATTGAAGATCTGGGCTCAATTACAATGTTGGGCCTCAGTCAAATATCATTTCGCTCAGCCCATGTACAAGACTTAAACGACACAGTATCACAAAGTTACTTATTTCAAAACAATTGTATATTTTCAGGCGTTTTATGGCCGTTGGATGTAACAAGCAATCAATAAAGATTACAGAATTTCTTCTCCCCTCCTCCTTCCTGCTTCTTCTGATCTTCTTCACTG is a genomic window of Tripterygium wilfordii isolate XIE 37 chromosome 16, ASM1340144v1, whole genome shotgun sequence containing:
- the LOC119981264 gene encoding zinc finger CCCH domain-containing protein 21 isoform X2 → MPPKQQKSKADLAKKQKVVEDKTFGLKNKNKSKNVQKYVQTLQQSAQPKPDATKLAVKKKKEEEKAREKELNDLFKVAVSQPKVPLGVDPKSILCEFFKAGQCTKGFKCKFSHDLNVQRKGEKIDIYSDTRDQDTMEDWDQETLEKVVESKKNEYNQNKPTDIVCKYFLEAVEKKQYGWFWVCPNGGQSCHYRHALPPGYVLKSQMKALLEEESNKKPIEDEIEEQRAKVSTTTPMTTELFMQWKKKKVEEREAGLAAQQAERAKNDRMSGRELFLSDSSWFVDDAEAYEKYNREEEQEDSEKKDKDNSAAAGASTSTAVADSEGARPEDEDEDDEVDDEDEDEDDDDELDMDELNELEASLSKTSIQISEPGVGAST
- the LOC119981264 gene encoding zinc finger CCCH domain-containing protein 21 isoform X1, with translation MPPKQQKSKADLAKKQKVVEDKTFGLKNKNKSKNVQKYVQTLQQSAQPKPDATKLAVKKKKEEEKAREKELNDLFKVAVSQPKVPLGVDPKSILCEFFKAGQCTKGFKCKFSHDLNVQRKGEKIDIYSDTRDQEDTMEDWDQETLEKVVESKKNEYNQNKPTDIVCKYFLEAVEKKQYGWFWVCPNGGQSCHYRHALPPGYVLKSQMKALLEEESNKKPIEDEIEEQRAKVSTTTPMTTELFMQWKKKKVEEREAGLAAQQAERAKNDRMSGRELFLSDSSWFVDDAEAYEKYNREEEQEDSEKKDKDNSAAAGASTSTAVADSEGARPEDEDEDDEVDDEDEDEDDDDELDMDELNELEASLSKTSIQISEPGVGAST